A part of Capsicum annuum cultivar UCD-10X-F1 chromosome 6, UCD10Xv1.1, whole genome shotgun sequence genomic DNA contains:
- the LOC124899231 gene encoding putative late blight resistance protein homolog R1B-16 isoform X2, with translation MQICYTNLKDSTSAEVGCFIKNLLEISPDILREYLIHLQEHMVTFITTTTPGAQNIHVMIEFLLIILTDVPKDFIHHDKLFDLLACVGALIREVSTLVRNLEEKSRNEESNDETSRATLDLLEEKIELLKEDLKNDYLKAPDSFQCFPMSDGSLFMHLLLIHLNDLLDSNSYSIALIKDEITLMKETLEFIRLFFVNVEQGLYKDPWARVLDVAYEAKDVIDSIIVRANGLLHLIFSLPITMKKIKLIKEDASQLSEKIPKNKSLIAVNSPKNPVERKSLTTSKIIVGFKEETNWLISKLTSGPKDLDVISITGMPGSGKTTLAYKVYNDESVCSHFDLRAWCTVNQDYEEKKLLMKLFNQVTGSDLKFSEDIDVADELRRKLHRKRYLIVLDDVWDIDTWDDLTRPFHGKSNTDPLNLRSLRPEESWELLEKRAFGNKSCPNELLNVEIAQIVRDFLWWLI, from the coding sequence ATGCAAATATGTTATACAAATTTGAAAGATTCAACTTCAGCAGAAGTTGGATGTTTCATTAAGAATCTCCTGGAAATCTCTCCGGACATTCTTAGAGAGTATCTGATTCATCTACAAGAGCACATGGTAACTTTCATTACTACTACAACTCCAGGGGCTCAAAACATTCATGTCATGATAGAGTTCCTTTTAATTATTCTTACGGATGTGCCGAAGGACTTTATTCATCATGACaaattatttgaccttttggcaTGTGTTGGAGCACTCATCAGGGAAGTATCAACTCTTGTTCGCAACTTAGAAGAGAAATCAAGGAATGAAGAGAGTAACGATGAAACAAGTCGTGCGACTCTAGACTTGTTGGAAGAAAAAATTGAACTCCTCAAGGAAGATCTCAAAAATGATTATCTGAAAGCCCCAGACTCATTTCAATGCTTCCCCATGAGTGACGGATCGCTCTTCATGCATCTTCTACTCATCCACTTGAATGATCTTCTAGATTCCAATTCTTATTCAATTGCTTTGATAAAGGATGAAATTACCTTGATGAAAGAAACCCTCGAATTCATAAGATTGTTCTTTGTGAATGTTGAGCAAGGATTGTATAAAGATCCCTGGGCacgtgttttagatgtggcataTGAGGCAAAAGATGTCATTGATTCAATTATTGTTCGGGCTAATGGTCTCTTACATCTTATTTTCTCCCTTCCCATCACCATGAAAAAGATCAAGCTTATCAAAGAAGATGCCTCCCAATTATCGGAGAAGATTCCCAAGAACAAGAGCCTCATTGCTGTAAACTCTCCCAAGAATCCAGTTGAAAGAAAATCATTGACAACTAGTAAAATAATTGTAGGTTTTAAGGAGGAGACAAACTGGTTAATTAGTAAGCTTACCAGTGGACCGAAAGATCTAGATGTCATCTCAATCACTGGTATGCCAGGTTCTGGCAAAACTACTTTGGCATACAAAGTATACAATGATGAATCAGTTTGTAGTCATTTCGACCTTCGTGCATGGTGCACAGTCAACCAAGATTATGAAGAGAAGAAGTTGTTGATGAAACTTTTTAATCAAGTTACTGGATCAGATTTGAAGTTCAGCGAGGATATTGATGTTGCTGATGAGCTACGGAGAAAATTGCATAGAAAGAGGTACCTAATTGTGTTAGATGACGTCTGGGATATTGACACATGGGATGATTTAACAAGACCTTTTCATGGAAAGAGCAACACTGATCCTCTTAACCTTAGATCGTTAAGACCAGAAGAAAGTTGGGAGTTATTAGAGAAAAGGGCATTTGGAAACAAGAGTTGCCCCAATGAACTATTGAATGTTGAAATAGCCCAGATTGTAAGGGACTTCCTTTGGTGGCTGATCTGA